The following are encoded in a window of Gasterosteus aculeatus chromosome 5, fGasAcu3.hap1.1, whole genome shotgun sequence genomic DNA:
- the ppp1cab gene encoding protein phosphatase 1, catalytic subunit, alpha isozyme b, translating into MAEADKLNIDSIIQRLLEVKGSRPGKNVQLTENEIRGLCLKSREIFLSQPILLELEAPLKICGDVHGQYYDLLRLFEYGGFPPESNYLFLGDYVDRGKQSLETICLLLAYKIKYPENFFLLRGNHECASINRIYGFYDECKRRYNIKLWKTFTDCFNCLPVAAIVDEKIFCCHGGLSPDLQSMEQVRRVMRPTDVPDQGLLCDLLWADPDKDVLGWGENDRGVSFTFGADVVTKFLHKHDMDLICRAHQVVEDGYEFFAKRQLVTLFSAPNYCGEFDNAGAMMSVDETLMCSFQILKPADKKLFYGGGGGMGSGRPVTPPRKAKK; encoded by the exons ATGGCCGAAGCCGACAAGCTGAACATCGACTCCATTATACAACGTCTGCTGGAAG TGAAAGGCTCCAGACCTGGCAAAAATGTTCagctgacagaaaatgaaatCCGTGGTCTCTGCCTCAAATCCCGGGAGATCTTCCTCAGTCAGCCAATTCTGCTCGAACTCGAGGCGCCCCTCAAGATTTGTG GTGATGTTCATGGGCAGTACTACGACCTGCTCAGGCTGTTTGAATATGGGGGCTTCCCACCAGAGAGCAACTATCTCTTTCTGGGGGATTATGTAGACCGAGGCAAGCAGTCCCTTGAAACCATCTGCCTGTTGTTGGCGTACAAGATCAAATACCCAGAAAACTTCTTCCTGCTGAGAGGAAACCATGAGTGCGCCTCCATTAACAGAATATATGGCTTCTACGATGAGT GCAAGAGGCGATACAACATAAAGCTGTGGAAGACCTTCACTGACTGTTTCAACTGTTTGCCGGTTGCAGCCATTGTTGATGAGAAGATTTTCTGTTGCCATGGAG GCCTGTCCCCGGACCTCCAGTCTATGGAGCAGGTGCGGCGGGTCATGCGCCCCACTGACGTGCCCGACCAGGGGCTGCTGTGCGATCTGCTGTGGGCCGACCCGGATAAGGACGTGCTCGGCTGGGGCGAGAACGACCGCGGCGTCTCCTTCACCTTTGGCGCCGACGTGGTCACAAAATTCCTCCACAAACACGACATGGATCTCATCTGTCGGGCCCATCAG GTGGTGGAGGACGGATACGAGTTCTTTGCCAAGAGGCAGCTGGTGACGCTTTTCTCGGCCCCGAACTACTGCGGGGAGTTTGACAACGCCGGGGCCATGATGAGTGTGGACGAGACCCTCATGTGCTCATTCCAG ATTCTGAAACCGGCGGACAAGAAGCTGTTCTACGGCGGTGGAGGCGGAATGGGCTCCGGCCGCCCCGTCACTCCCCCCAGGAAAGCTAAGAAATGA